AAGCTTGAAGGGCAGGGATACGTAAATAGTCGTCCCTTCTCCAGGGGTGGTATCAACCGATATCTCTCCTCCCAAGAGACTCACCAAGCGGCGAACGATTGAAAGCCCTAAGCCTGCCCCCTGAAAGCGCCTGGTGTATGAACCTTCAGCCTGTACAAATGGCTCAAAGATATCCTTAAGATACTCATCGGCAATCCCTATTCCAGTGTCGCTGACAGCGAATAACACCCGAACAAATGAATCACTTGAACCCGGCAACAACGAGGCATCAATTCGCACTTCTCCTTTCTCCGTGAACTTGAGGGCATTCCCGACAAGGTTGAAAAGAATTTGCCTGAGCCTAGGTTCATCACCGATCAATACCAGAGGGAGGTTATCATTCCATCCGTACTCCAAAAGGAGCCCTTTCCCACGTGCCTCCATCTCAAAAAGCTCCCGGATGGAATCCCGCGTTTCCTTGATGTTGAATTCTGCCTCAACTATTTCCATCCTGCCGGCTTCAATCCTTGAGATGTCAAGAATATCAGAGAGAAGCCGGGTCAATCGATTGGTGGACCGAATCGCTCCCAACAGGTACTCTTTTTGTTCTTCATTCGGGTCAGTAGTCTCTAATAGCTGGAGCATTCCGAGTACACCGTTGAGAGGGGTGCGTATTTCATGGCTCATGTTCGCCAGGAAT
This genomic window from Fundidesulfovibrio putealis DSM 16056 contains:
- a CDS encoding ATP-binding protein, which encodes MLNARKIADAASRAKSEFLANMSHEIRTPLNGVLGMLQLLETTDPNEEQKEYLLGAIRSTNRLTRLLSDILDISRIEAGRMEIVEAEFNIKETRDSIRELFEMEARGKGLLLEYGWNDNLPLVLIGDEPRLRQILFNLVGNALKFTEKGEVRIDASLLPGSSDSFVRVLFAVSDTGIGIADEYLKDIFEPFVQAEGSYTRRFQGAGLGLSIVRRLVSLLGGEISVDTTPGEGTTIYVSLPFKLPTVEPKSVELAGGGAPFPAVVASLRILIAEDDSVSLITAKRMLEKSGYSVTIAKDGQEALQRLVEQDFDLVLMDVQMPIMDGVEATKAIRGASNLGAKSSIPIIAMTAYAMAGDKEKFIAAGMDDYIAKPVDKAALVEVIERVLRVKEMVQ